The Kluyvera intermedia genome includes the window TTGAAGGTCGTTGGGGTTACTTCGATCAGGCCGGCCAGATGCGCGACATGATCCAAAACCACCTGTTGCAGGTTTTGTGCATGATTGCCATGGCGCCGCCTTCAGATTTGAGCGCTGACAGTATCCGCGATGAGAAAGTGAAAGTGCTGAAGTCTCTGCGTCGAATTGACCGCAGCAATGTGCGCGAAAAAACCGTTCGCGGCCAGTACTCCGCTGGTTTTGCGCAAGGGCAGAAAGTGCCAGGCTACCTCGAAGAAGAAGGGGCGAACAAATCCAGCAACACTGAAACCTTCGTCTCGATTCGTGTGGATATTGATAACTGGCGCTGGTCTGGCGTGCCGTTCTACCTGCGTACGGGTAAACGTCTACCGACCAAATGCTCTGAAGTTGTCGTCTACTTCAAGAATCCTGAGCTGAACCTGTTCAAAGAAACCTGGCCTGAATTGCCGCAGAACAAACTGACCATCCGTTTGCAGCCGGATGAGGGCGTCGATATCCAGATTCTCAATAAGGTTCCGGGTCTGGAGCACAAGCACAATCTGCAAGTCACCAAGCTGGACCTGAGCTATTCTGAAACGTTCAATCAAACGCACCTTGCTGATGCCTACGAGCGTCTGCTGCTCGAAACGATGCGTGGCATTCAGGCACTGTTTGTGCGCCGTGATGAAGTGGAAGAAGCCTGGAAGTGGGTCGACTCCATTACCGAAGCGTGGGCAAGCGATAATGATGCGCCAAAACCGTATCAGGCTGGCACCTGGGGACCAGTGGCTTCTGTTGCCATGATTACCCGTGATGGTCGTTCCTGGAACGAGTTCGAATAAGCGGTATTGATAATCCGTAAGGGTTATTTTACCGGTAACATGATCTAACACAGCATGTAGTGCTTTTTCTGCGCATTTAAGCCCCGGGTGGATTCACTCCCGGGGCTTTTTTTATTACACTACCCGTAGATACTTGCCTCTGAGCTGCGCTATACCGGTGTTTTTGATAAGTTAGCCCAATGTATTCACCGTATTTGTTGGCGGCCTGGACAGAAAAATTTTGAGGAGCCTTTATGAACTCTGTAATGTTACGGGTAACAAATCGCATTATCGAACGCTCTCGTGATACGCGCGAAGCCTATCTGGCGCGTATTGAGCAGGCAAAAACTGAAACGGTTCACCGTTCAGAACTGGCCTGCGGCAACCTGGCGCATGGCTTTGCAGCCTGTCAGGCTGACGATAAAGCGTCGCTGAAAAGTATGCTGCGTAACAATATTGCGATCATTACCTCCTACAACGACATGCTTTCTGCCCATCAGCCGTATGAAAACTATCCGGATCAAATCCGTAAAGCGTTGCACAGCGTCAATGCGGTTGGTCAGGTCGCGGGCGGCGTACCGGCCATGTGCGATGGTGTCACGCAGGGGCAGGACGGTATGGAACTTTCCTTGCTGAGCCGTGAAGTGATTGCCATGTCTGCTGCGGTTGGCTTGTCTCACAATATGTTTGATGGCGCGCTCTATCTTGGTGTATGCGATAAAATCGTCCCGGGGCTGGCGATGGCTGCGCTCTCATTTGGCCACTTGCCGTCTATCTTCATCCCATCAGGCCCGATGGCCAGCGGTCTGCCAAACAAAGAAAAAGTGCGTATTCGCCAGCTTTATGCCGAAGGCAAAGTTGACCGTAATGCGCTGCTGGACTCCGAAGCCGCTTCCTACCATGCGCCAGGAACCTGCACCTTCTACGGTACTGCCAATACCAACCAGATGGTGATTGAGTTCATGGGGATGCAACTGCCGGGCTCATCATTTGTTCACCCGGATGCTCCGCTGCGTGCTGAACTGACCGCGGCGGCGGCACGTCAGGTGACGCGTATGACCGGCAACGGCAACGACTGGATGCCGCTGGGTAAAATGGTTGACGAGAAAGTGGTGGTGAACGGGATTGTGGCATTGCTGGCAACCGGCGGCTCAACAAACCACACCATGCACCTGGTAGCAATGGCTCGCGCGGCGGGCATTATCATCAACTGGGATGATTTCTCCGATCTTTCCGAAGTGGTTCCACTGATGGCGCGCCTCTATCCGAATGGCCCGGCTGACATAAATCATTTCCAGGCTGCGGGCGGTGTACCCGTGCTGATACGCGAACTGACGAAAGGCGGTTTGCTGCACGAAGATGTGAACACCGTAGCAGGTTTCGGCCTGTCTCATTACACCATGGAACCGTGGTTGAATAACGGCAAGCTGGACTGGCGTGAAGGCGCAACCGCGTCGCTTGATGACAGTATTATCGCAACCTTTGACAAGCCGTTCTCTAAACATGGCGGCACCAAAGTCTTGAGCGGTAATCTTGGTCGTGCGGTGATGAAAACCTCAGCTGTGCCGGTTGAAAACCAGGTGATTGAAGCGCCTGCCGTGATTTTTGAAAGCCAGCATGATGTACTACCAGCGTTTGAAGCGGGTCTGCTGGATAAAGATTGCGTTGTTGTTGTGCGCCATCAAGGGCCAAAAGCGAACGGCATGCCAGAATTACATAAACTTATGCCGCCACTTGGTGTATTATTGGACCGCTGTTTCAAAATTGCGTTAGTCACTGATGGCCGACTGTCTGGAGCGTCCGGAAAAGTCCCTTCAGCGATTCACGTGACCCCTGAAGCCTATGACGGTGGACTGCTGGCAAAAGTGCGCGACGGTGACATGATCCGCGTGAACGGCCAGACTGGCGAGCTGACGCTGCTGGTGGATGAAGCCGAACTGGCTGCGCGTCAACCGCATATTCCTGATCTGAGCGCTTCGCGCGTGGGCACAGGTCGTGAGCTGTTCGGTGCACTACGGGAAAAATTATCCGGTGCAGAGCAGGGCGCAACCTGTATTACCTTTTAAGATGACACGATTTGTAGATCTGGCGAGAGAAAATTTCTGATGAAAAACTGGAAAACAACTGCAGAAGCAATCCTGACCACTGGCCCAGTAGTACCGGTTATTGTGGTAAACAAGCTTGAGCACGCTGTACCGATGGCAAAAGCACTGGTTGCTGGTGGTGTACGTGTACTGGAAGTCACGCTGCGTACCGCATGTGCAATGGAAGCGATTCGTGCCATTGCGAAAGAAGTTCCGGATGCTATCGTCGGCGCGGGTACCGTGACCAACGCACAGCAGTTGAAAGAAGTCACCGAAGCGGGCGCACAGTTTGCTATCAGCCCGGGTCTGACCGACAGCCTGCTGAAAGCAGCAACGGCTGGGACTATCCCTCTGATCCCGGGCATCTGCTCTGTATCTGAACTGATGCTGGGTATGGAACACGGCCTGAAAGAGTTCAAATTCTTCCCGGCTGAAGCGAACGGTGGCGTGAAAGCGCTGCAGGCTATTGCTGGTCCATTCTCTCAGATCCGTTTCTGCCCAACTGGCGGTATCTCTCCGGCTAACTACCGTGACTACCTGGCGCTGAAAAGCGTTCTGTGTATCGGCGGTTCCTGGTTGGTTCCGGCTGATGCGCTCGAAGCAGGCGATTACGATCGTATCACCAAACTGGCTCGCGAAGCGGTTGCTGGCGCGAAACTGTAAGGTGTTGCTTTACCCGGCCTTGTGACCGGGGAGCAGAAAAGAAGGGCGGGTATGCGCAAGCAGCCCGCCTTTTTTCTTATCCTTGAACGATGACCGCCGCCGCGGCGATTTTTGCCCGCTCAACGGCGTCTTCAACGCTATCACCGGTTGCCAGCGCGACGCCCATACGGCGGGAACCGGCGATCTCCGGCTTGCCGAAAAGGCGCAGTTGCACGCCAGCGCCCAGCGCATTTTGCACATTATCAAAAGTGACGTTGCGGCTGGTTAACTGTGGAAGTAACACGGCGGAAGCACAAGGGCCGTACTGACGAATACCGCCAACCGGCAGGCCGAGGAAGGCGCGGACGTGCAGGGCGAATTCAGAGACGTCTTGTGAAATTAGCGTCACCATCCCGGTATCGTGAGGACGCGGTGACACTTCACTGAACACCACATCATCACCACAGACAAACAGTTCAACACCGAACAGACCGTAGCCACCAAGCGCCAACACGACTTCACGTGAGATTTCCTGCGCCCGCGCCAGTGCAAGTTCGCTCATTTGCTGCGGCTGCCAGGATTCGCGATAATCGCCGTCTTCCTGACGATGACCCACCGGTGCGCAAAAATGAACGCCATCTACGGCATTTACTGTCAGCAGGGTGATTTCAAAGTCAAAGTTCACCACGCCCTCAACAATGACACGACCGGCACCTGCCCGTCCGCCCTGTTGTGCGTACTGCCATGCTTGTGCCAGTTGGTCTTCATGGCGAATAAAGGTTTGCCCTTTACCGGATGAGCTCATCACCGGTTTAACGATGCACGGTAGGCCGATATCAATGACGGCCTGACGGAATTGCGCTTCGCTATCGGCAAAGTGATACGCCGAAGTGGGGAGCTTCAGCGTTTCCGCCGCCAGTCGACGGATGCCTTCACGATTCATGGTTAACTTTGTTGCGCGGGCGCAGGGCACCACATGCTGACCGGCCTGTTCAAGCTCAATAAGCATGTCGGTGGCAATGGCTTCAATTTCGGGCACGATAAAGTCAGGTTTTTCCTGCTCAACCAGAGCCTTTAACACCCTCTCATCAAGCATATTAATAACATAGGAACGATGTGCGACGTGCATTGCTGGCGCATCGGCATAACGATCAACCGCAATGACCTCAATCCCTAATCGTTGACATTCAATGGCGACTTCTTTGCCTAATTCACCCGAACCCAAAAGCATTACGCGCGTCGCAGCAGGACGCAGAGCTGTGCCTAATAACGTCATGACCCATTCCACCGTCTATCCAAAATTTGACGCATTATAAACGAAAACGTTTGCGTCTGTCTTGTTATCGCTGTTTTGTCGGCACTATCACCTTAAATTTGCGCATCTTTATGCGTAACAGACATATCCTGACATCTGCTCGCTTAGGCTGGGTTATTAATGCATTTCTACTGGAGGTCATATGTCAGGTTGGCTTAATCAACTGCAATCATTGCTTGGACAGAAATCAGGTGACGGGAAAAAAGATCTCAGCCAGATGCTGGTGCCTGGCGCTTTAGGTGGGCTGGCTGGGTTGCTGGTGGCCAGCAAATCGTCGCGCAAAATGCTTGCAAAGTATGGCACTGGCGCGCTGCTGGTCGGCGGTGGTGCAGTTGCCGGAAGCGTGCTGTGGAACAAGTATAAAGATAAATTGCGTGCAAGCCCGCAAACTGAAACGAAATACGGCGAACCGGCGGCCCCGCTTGATGTTCGTACTGAACGCATGATTCTGGCGCTGGTCTTTGCCGCGAAGAGTGACGGGCATATTGATGCAAAAGAACAGGCTGCCATCGAGCAACAGTTGCGTGAGGCGGGTGTGGAAGAGCAGGGACGGGCGATCATCGCTCAGGCGATTGAGCAACCGCTGGATCCGCAGCGTTTGGCACGTGACGTTCATAACGAAGAAGAGGCGTTAGAGCTTTATTTCATCAGCTGTGCCTCCATTGATATCGATCACTTTATGGAGCGCAGCTATCTGAACGCGCTGGGCGATGCACTGAAACTGCCGCTTGAAGTACGTGAAGGGATTGAACAGGATTTACAGCTGCAAAAACAGCAACTTTAACGGTCAGAACGCAGGTTTTGCTTGCATCGCCGTCTAATTTGTCCACCCTTAGAGGGTGTGACTAAAACAGATGAATAATGAGATGCCACCTAAAGCGAAACGGATCCCCCACACCATGACATTGCATGGTGATACGCGTATTGATAACTACTATTGGCTGCGTGATGACACACGGTCTGAGCCTGCGGTACTTGACTATTTAAAGCAGGAGAATGACTACGGGCGGGAGGCGATGTCCTCGCAGCGCAGCTTACAGGACAACGTTCTTAAAGAGATTATTGACCGAA containing:
- the zwf gene encoding glucose-6-phosphate dehydrogenase, which codes for MAVTQTAQACDLVIFGAKGDLARRKLLPSLYQLEKAGQINSDTRIIGVGRADWDKAAYTKVVREALETFMKEKIDESLWDTLSARLDFCNLDVNDAPAFSRLGEMLDQKNRTTINYFAMPPSTFGAICRGLGEAKLNAKPARVVMEKPLGTSLETSREINDQVGEYFEECQVYRIDHYLGKETVLNLLALRFANSLFVNNWDNRTIDHVEITVAEEVGIEGRWGYFDQAGQMRDMIQNHLLQVLCMIAMAPPSDLSADSIRDEKVKVLKSLRRIDRSNVREKTVRGQYSAGFAQGQKVPGYLEEEGANKSSNTETFVSIRVDIDNWRWSGVPFYLRTGKRLPTKCSEVVVYFKNPELNLFKETWPELPQNKLTIRLQPDEGVDIQILNKVPGLEHKHNLQVTKLDLSYSETFNQTHLADAYERLLLETMRGIQALFVRRDEVEEAWKWVDSITEAWASDNDAPKPYQAGTWGPVASVAMITRDGRSWNEFE
- the edd gene encoding phosphogluconate dehydratase translates to MNSVMLRVTNRIIERSRDTREAYLARIEQAKTETVHRSELACGNLAHGFAACQADDKASLKSMLRNNIAIITSYNDMLSAHQPYENYPDQIRKALHSVNAVGQVAGGVPAMCDGVTQGQDGMELSLLSREVIAMSAAVGLSHNMFDGALYLGVCDKIVPGLAMAALSFGHLPSIFIPSGPMASGLPNKEKVRIRQLYAEGKVDRNALLDSEAASYHAPGTCTFYGTANTNQMVIEFMGMQLPGSSFVHPDAPLRAELTAAAARQVTRMTGNGNDWMPLGKMVDEKVVVNGIVALLATGGSTNHTMHLVAMARAAGIIINWDDFSDLSEVVPLMARLYPNGPADINHFQAAGGVPVLIRELTKGGLLHEDVNTVAGFGLSHYTMEPWLNNGKLDWREGATASLDDSIIATFDKPFSKHGGTKVLSGNLGRAVMKTSAVPVENQVIEAPAVIFESQHDVLPAFEAGLLDKDCVVVVRHQGPKANGMPELHKLMPPLGVLLDRCFKIALVTDGRLSGASGKVPSAIHVTPEAYDGGLLAKVRDGDMIRVNGQTGELTLLVDEAELAARQPHIPDLSASRVGTGRELFGALREKLSGAEQGATCITF
- a CDS encoding bifunctional 4-hydroxy-2-oxoglutarate aldolase/2-dehydro-3-deoxy-phosphogluconate aldolase; the encoded protein is MKNWKTTAEAILTTGPVVPVIVVNKLEHAVPMAKALVAGGVRVLEVTLRTACAMEAIRAIAKEVPDAIVGAGTVTNAQQLKEVTEAGAQFAISPGLTDSLLKAATAGTIPLIPGICSVSELMLGMEHGLKEFKFFPAEANGGVKALQAIAGPFSQIRFCPTGGISPANYRDYLALKSVLCIGGSWLVPADALEAGDYDRITKLAREAVAGAKL
- the purT gene encoding formate-dependent phosphoribosylglycinamide formyltransferase codes for the protein MTLLGTALRPAATRVMLLGSGELGKEVAIECQRLGIEVIAVDRYADAPAMHVAHRSYVINMLDERVLKALVEQEKPDFIVPEIEAIATDMLIELEQAGQHVVPCARATKLTMNREGIRRLAAETLKLPTSAYHFADSEAQFRQAVIDIGLPCIVKPVMSSSGKGQTFIRHEDQLAQAWQYAQQGGRAGAGRVIVEGVVNFDFEITLLTVNAVDGVHFCAPVGHRQEDGDYRESWQPQQMSELALARAQEISREVVLALGGYGLFGVELFVCGDDVVFSEVSPRPHDTGMVTLISQDVSEFALHVRAFLGLPVGGIRQYGPCASAVLLPQLTSRNVTFDNVQNALGAGVQLRLFGKPEIAGSRRMGVALATGDSVEDAVERAKIAAAAVIVQG
- a CDS encoding tellurite resistance TerB family protein: MSGWLNQLQSLLGQKSGDGKKDLSQMLVPGALGGLAGLLVASKSSRKMLAKYGTGALLVGGGAVAGSVLWNKYKDKLRASPQTETKYGEPAAPLDVRTERMILALVFAAKSDGHIDAKEQAAIEQQLREAGVEEQGRAIIAQAIEQPLDPQRLARDVHNEEEALELYFISCASIDIDHFMERSYLNALGDALKLPLEVREGIEQDLQLQKQQL